A part of Solicola gregarius genomic DNA contains:
- a CDS encoding nuclear transport factor 2 family protein → MSDIGDIEDFGQRWAAAEQAADVDTLAGMVVDDFLLVGPLGFILDRTQWLDRYRNGDLVTSSLNWVDTTARVYADTAVVVGVHDQEAAYHGQANNGRFRSTHVLVRDAGRWQLASMHLSPIMAPPQ, encoded by the coding sequence ATGAGCGACATAGGCGACATAGAGGATTTCGGGCAGCGTTGGGCGGCGGCCGAACAGGCTGCGGACGTCGACACGTTGGCAGGCATGGTGGTCGACGACTTCCTGCTGGTCGGCCCGCTGGGATTCATCCTCGACCGGACGCAGTGGCTCGACCGCTACCGCAACGGCGACCTCGTGACGTCGTCGTTGAACTGGGTCGACACCACGGCCCGGGTCTACGCCGACACTGCGGTCGTGGTCGGAGTGCACGACCAGGAGGCGGCGTACCACGGGCAGGCGAACAACGGTCGGTTCCGGTCCACGCACGTGCTCGTACGCGACGCCGGCCGGTGGCAGCTCGCGAGTATGCACCTGTCGCCGATCATGGCGCCTCCTCAGTGA
- a CDS encoding DinB family protein produces MTRTDTPPALDERSILQTMLAYVRETAIEKVAGLSDELVVAAPVPTSPLTNPASLLNHLRWVEFDWIETRFLGGEDLGPWTEEDPDGEMTEALSMTADEVIAAYREQTKRCDELVADVDLDTLSVEALRDFHPNLRWILNHLVEETARHNGHLDILRELADGSTGA; encoded by the coding sequence ATGACACGTACCGACACTCCGCCGGCGCTCGACGAGCGCTCCATCCTGCAGACCATGCTCGCGTACGTCCGCGAGACGGCAATCGAGAAGGTCGCGGGCCTCAGCGACGAGCTCGTCGTGGCCGCACCGGTGCCGACGTCGCCACTGACGAATCCCGCATCGCTGCTCAACCACCTGCGCTGGGTCGAGTTCGACTGGATCGAGACGAGGTTCCTGGGCGGTGAAGACCTCGGCCCCTGGACCGAGGAGGACCCCGACGGCGAGATGACCGAGGCCCTGTCGATGACCGCCGACGAGGTGATCGCCGCCTATCGCGAGCAGACGAAGCGCTGCGACGAACTCGTCGCCGACGTCGACCTCGACACCCTCAGCGTCGAGGCCCTGCGCGACTTCCATCCGAACCTGCGCTGGATCCTCAACCACCTGGTCGAGGAGACCGCGCGCCACAACGGGCATCTCGACATCCTGCGCGAGCTGGCCGACGGGTCCACGGGCGCCTGA
- a CDS encoding DoxX family protein, with protein MSDRSRRYDIALVVVRVVLGLVFVMHGWQKYDTYTIDGVESMFDGMGVPFAYPSAVAVTMLELAGGVALVIGVLTRPIAVLFALNMAGALYFAHWDAGFYATNGGYELVLVLGVLSAMFATVGAGRYSVDRWLENGRTRVSSMAG; from the coding sequence ATGTCCGACCGTTCGAGGCGCTACGACATCGCGTTGGTCGTCGTACGCGTGGTGCTCGGCCTCGTGTTCGTCATGCACGGCTGGCAGAAGTACGACACGTACACGATCGACGGTGTCGAGTCGATGTTCGACGGGATGGGCGTGCCGTTCGCGTACCCTTCCGCAGTCGCTGTGACGATGCTCGAGCTGGCAGGTGGGGTGGCGCTCGTCATCGGCGTTCTCACCCGACCGATCGCCGTGCTGTTCGCGCTGAACATGGCCGGTGCGCTCTACTTCGCGCACTGGGACGCCGGGTTCTATGCGACCAACGGCGGCTACGAGCTGGTGCTCGTGCTCGGCGTGCTGAGCGCGATGTTCGCGACCGTCGGCGCAGGGCGGTACAGCGTCGACCGCTGGCTCGAGAACGGTCGTACGCGAGTCTCCTCGATGGCCGGGTGA
- the tsaD gene encoding tRNA (adenosine(37)-N6)-threonylcarbamoyltransferase complex transferase subunit TsaD, whose amino-acid sequence MSEPKVLGIESSCDETGVGIVCGTELLANAVASSVEEHVRFGGVVPEVASRAHLQAMVPMLEKAQADAGIGIEEVDAIAVTSGPGLTGALLVGIASAKALALAYDKPLYGVNHLVGHVAVDQLEHGRLPTPCVALLVSGGHTSLLLVNDIATDVRLLGETMDDAAGEAYDKVARLIGLPYPGGPHIDKAAADGDPKAIAFPRGLTAPKDRERYRFDFSFSGLKSAVARWVEAREGSPDGLPVADICASFQESVCDVLTAKTIDACLANGVEHLVIGGGVAANGRLRALAEERASAAGIEVRVPRPALCTDNGAMIAALGAEVVRRGLRPSALDIAADSSMPVTTVVA is encoded by the coding sequence GTGAGCGAACCGAAGGTGTTGGGCATCGAGTCGTCGTGCGACGAAACGGGCGTCGGCATCGTCTGCGGTACGGAGCTGCTGGCGAACGCCGTCGCGAGCAGCGTCGAGGAGCACGTGCGCTTCGGCGGGGTCGTGCCCGAGGTCGCGAGCCGCGCGCACCTGCAGGCGATGGTGCCGATGCTGGAGAAGGCGCAGGCCGACGCGGGCATCGGCATCGAGGAGGTCGACGCGATCGCCGTGACGAGTGGGCCCGGGCTGACCGGCGCCCTGCTGGTCGGGATCGCTTCCGCGAAGGCACTCGCGCTCGCGTACGACAAGCCGCTGTACGGCGTGAACCATCTCGTCGGGCATGTCGCCGTCGACCAGCTCGAGCACGGGCGCCTCCCGACGCCGTGTGTCGCGTTGCTGGTGAGCGGCGGACACACCTCGCTGCTGCTGGTCAACGACATCGCCACCGACGTACGCCTGCTCGGCGAGACGATGGACGACGCGGCAGGGGAGGCGTACGACAAGGTCGCCCGCCTGATCGGCCTCCCGTACCCCGGTGGCCCGCACATCGACAAGGCGGCGGCAGACGGCGATCCGAAGGCGATCGCGTTCCCGCGCGGGTTGACCGCGCCGAAGGACCGCGAGCGGTACCGGTTCGACTTCTCCTTCTCCGGCTTGAAGAGCGCGGTCGCGAGGTGGGTCGAGGCACGTGAGGGTTCGCCCGACGGCCTTCCGGTCGCCGATATCTGCGCGTCGTTCCAGGAGTCGGTGTGCGACGTACTCACCGCGAAGACGATCGACGCGTGCCTTGCCAACGGCGTCGAGCACCTGGTCATCGGCGGTGGCGTCGCGGCGAACGGCCGGCTGCGGGCGCTTGCGGAGGAGCGTGCCTCCGCCGCCGGCATCGAGGTGCGCGTACCGCGCCCGGCGCTGTGCACCGACAACGGCGCGATGATCGCTGCGCTCGGTGCCGAGGTCGTACGTCGGGGTCTGCGGCCGTCGGCGCTCGACATCGCCGCCGACTCGTCGATGCCGGTCACGACCGTCGTCGCGTAG
- a CDS encoding YidC/Oxa1 family membrane protein insertase yields MNIYDFPPIEALITAAYWLVTNLSDLLQPLVGAPSAAVAIVLMTVAVRTLLIPVGRSQVKAGITRRRLAPKIAELRRRHAKKPERLQREITELYAKEKASPLAGCLPVLAQMPILMAVYGLFVHQTINDHPNELLGHTLLGVPLDVGLVGQLNAGAVTWVSGGVFIAIVVVVAVVAQASRRMLMPPQTPEETDPQPGVPDLSGLTRALSFMPFMTAVIAAFVPLAAGLYLMTTTAWTLAERVVLNRLLGVARLDAT; encoded by the coding sequence ATGAACATCTATGACTTCCCACCGATCGAGGCATTGATCACGGCCGCCTACTGGTTGGTCACCAACCTGAGCGATCTCCTGCAACCGCTGGTCGGAGCACCGAGCGCGGCGGTCGCGATCGTCCTGATGACCGTCGCCGTACGTACCCTGCTGATCCCCGTCGGCAGATCGCAGGTCAAGGCCGGCATCACGCGGCGGCGTCTCGCTCCCAAGATCGCAGAGCTGCGTCGTCGGCACGCAAAGAAGCCCGAGCGGTTGCAACGCGAGATCACGGAGCTCTACGCGAAGGAGAAGGCATCGCCGCTCGCCGGTTGCCTCCCGGTGCTTGCGCAGATGCCCATCCTGATGGCCGTGTACGGCTTGTTCGTTCACCAGACGATCAACGACCATCCCAACGAGCTTCTCGGGCACACGCTGCTGGGGGTTCCGTTGGACGTGGGACTCGTCGGCCAGCTCAACGCCGGTGCCGTGACCTGGGTATCCGGAGGCGTGTTCATCGCCATCGTCGTCGTTGTCGCCGTCGTCGCGCAGGCATCGCGGCGGATGCTCATGCCGCCGCAGACTCCGGAGGAGACCGATCCGCAGCCCGGAGTCCCCGATCTCAGCGGACTCACCCGAGCACTGAGCTTCATGCCGTTCATGACCGCGGTCATCGCCGCGTTCGTACCGCTCGCCGCCGGGCTCTACCTGATGACCACGACTGCGTGGACGCTCGCGGAGAGAGTCGTGCTGAACCGGCTCCTCGGAGTCGCGCGTCTCGATGCGACCTGA
- a CDS encoding SDR family NAD(P)-dependent oxidoreductase, with protein MSAPELAGRVALVTGASKGIGAETARAFAAAGAGVVLAARDVHALEGVRDEIEGRGGKALVVPTDVAADDAVAQLLDTTMRTYGRLDFAANAAAAHTGRPRPLAELTTEEFDTALAVGVRGLFLSLTYEIRAMLDSGGGSIVNIASTACLQAVSGLADYVTAKHAMIGMTKTAALDYAAEGIRVNALAPGPILTEQLERAGADAQAGVAAAVPVGRIGRPDEVAAATLWLCGDDSEFVTGSVLTIDGGRLAGTPRFR; from the coding sequence GTGAGCGCGCCCGAACTGGCGGGCCGCGTCGCGCTGGTGACCGGCGCCAGCAAGGGGATCGGCGCGGAAACCGCGCGGGCGTTCGCCGCGGCGGGCGCCGGTGTCGTCCTCGCCGCGCGCGACGTGCACGCGCTCGAGGGCGTCCGCGACGAGATCGAGGGCCGTGGCGGAAAGGCACTCGTCGTGCCGACCGATGTCGCGGCCGACGACGCCGTCGCGCAACTCCTCGACACCACGATGCGTACGTACGGACGCCTGGACTTCGCCGCGAATGCTGCCGCGGCGCACACCGGCCGACCGAGACCACTCGCCGAGCTGACGACCGAAGAGTTCGACACCGCGCTCGCGGTCGGAGTGCGGGGCCTGTTCCTGTCGCTGACGTACGAGATCCGCGCGATGCTCGACAGCGGCGGCGGCTCCATCGTGAACATCGCTTCGACCGCCTGCCTGCAGGCGGTGAGCGGCCTCGCCGACTACGTCACTGCGAAGCACGCGATGATCGGCATGACGAAGACCGCCGCCCTCGACTACGCCGCCGAGGGGATACGGGTGAACGCGCTCGCGCCAGGCCCGATCCTCACCGAGCAGCTCGAGCGCGCAGGTGCGGATGCACAAGCGGGGGTCGCCGCGGCAGTACCCGTGGGACGCATCGGACGGCCGGACGAGGTCGCTGCCGCCACGTTGTGGTTGTGCGGCGACGACTCGGAGTTCGTCACGGGCAGCGTCCTCACGATCGACGGTGGACGACTCGCCGGCACGCCGCGGTTCCGGTGA